The Primulina huaijiensis isolate GDHJ02 chromosome 6, ASM1229523v2, whole genome shotgun sequence genomic sequence attaatttttattgtaaatatggatatgattgatccgtctcacgaataaagatatgtgcgaacgtcttatgaaagacctactccAGATAAATAACTTAGAACTAAGTATTGAATATTTGCTCTGAAATGTGGGATGAAAATGTCAATCTTAATTTTCTCAATTGTACCATGTTGTTTAATGCTAAAAAATTAAGTCCATATTACCTCGtgaatttattctttttttttttaattagcaAGTATGAGTATTGCTTCGAATTGGACCAGCCGTGAATAATGAATATTAAGGCTAAAGACTCGCCGATGGTTTCAAGGGTTGGCTAACAGTTGTTTGGCAATTGTACACTACAACTTTGTAGCCAGGCGCATGAGCCCACGCTTGATTACGTACACAATTATTCAAAAGTGTTTGTtgtaataattattattgttcaataaactaataaaaattatacgatttaaaagatttaaatcacattattattttcgattataatttttaataaaataataaacattcAATTATacaataagttaatttaatataaaattaataattaattgcaATAAATTAGGGACACAATTCTtgaaaagcaaaattttgatgGAGCCTGCTGCATCCTTGTACACGTTTCTGGTTTAGGCACGATAATCCTGACAAGATCTTCTACGCAGAAATAGTCCAATCgagttgatatttttttattttagtcatATTTGATATAACACATTACTTAATCCTAAAAAACAAAAAGTAAAGAAAAAATCCAACTTATTAGattaatattttagaaaattttctcATACACGTCTACAAATAAAGATAATATGAATATTGATTCAAAAAATTACATTATGACCCAACTCAAAAAATAATAGTGTTACATTGAGATCGAAATATATGATTTGGGTAAGTTTTGAACTTTAGTAAACATACACAATTTATCAATAAATTATGTCAAActtctataaaaaaaacatcTTGAAATATGTTAACATTTTATAATGACAGTGATAAACTAATCGGATAGGAGATCGTTATTTTGGGAAACCGATGTTATTCAGAGTATGTTAGACTGATTATATACGTTTTGCggtataaaaatgaaataaagttTCAGACAATAGAACGAGTCCAAGCCCCGGGGCTTGGTCAagaaatattcaatttttttcccaaaaccaataattaaattttggtgaTCAAAGTTCGAGATTCAAACCGTCACTTTCACCATTCTTTCAAGTTAGACAACATGCAAAAGCAAATTTTATGGGCATTGGCCGAGTGGTGATTTTGTCATTCCAATCTTGCATATAAGTTCTGAAACTTGAAATATGCACGTCTCAAATATTCCTTTAATATATTCAGTGTATAAGATGGAGATATCAAATTATTAACAACTCTTACAAATGATATCAATTGAACTCAAAAAAGCATATGAGGAAGACACGGCATTCGACAGAtctcgaaaaagaaaatagttcgatattcaagaaaagtttcagaatCAACAAAACAGTTAGGATGGCTTGTAATACTTCGTTGGAACAAAAGGCATTTTTGTAACTGATCCATCATATGATTTTCCCCTTATCACAATCTTTACTTTAGTACCGGCCTTGTGTAATCCAGATTTCACATACCCCATTGCAATGTTCTTCTTCAGACACGGACTGAATCCCCCGCTCGTGATTTCCCCAATGTTTTGTCCCTTCTCGTCTTGAATCTCACTATGACTTCGAGCAGGTGGACCAGAAGAAATAAACCCGACTCTCCTAATTGATGGCCCTTCTTCGATTTGCTTGAGTATTACTTCAGCACCCAAGAATCCTCCCTCAGCTCTTCGTCTTTTACCAATGGCCCATGTTAATCCTGCCTCCACAGGTGTTATGTGCTGCTCCATGTCGTTACCATACAAGCACAGTCCAGCTTCTAGGCGAAGGCTGTCCCGAGCGCCCAACCCTGTTAATCTTACCTTATTCTCAGATTTGTCAAGAATCGCTTTCGCAAGATCAACTGCATGCTCTGAAGGGACGGAGATTTCAAAGCCATCTTCGCCTGTGTACCTGGAGGTTTGTAAAGTTTAATGCCATTTTTTAACTGATGGAGCGGACAGAGAACAGAATCTTCATCCATTAGTGCTATGACAGTGGATTAGAGAATCGGTGAATTCGACTTCTGATAATTGGAGAACAATATTAAAGCATTGTGAAAGCACAGAGCAGTATAATGACAGAACTGAATCACCCCACCATACCTTTTCACATTTCATCAACTGTGCAAAACTTCAATGCTTGTGGTGGTTGTAATGATGGACAGATATACTCTAATAAGAACGAAATATGTTGCACAACAAACAGAAGAGACCAAACCTTGTTCTTTCTACAAAAGACACAATCATTTAAGCTTTCACATAAATGACATTCAAATAACATACCCTGTTCGAGTAAGATAGCAGGTCGATCCATTGATGTCTATCACTTTGAAGTCACTAAAGTATATCTTGCTCAAATCTTCTTTTGTCAGGTGCTGGAGAACTGGGGCAGCAAGAGGCCCCTGCACAAGAGAGGCAAGAGAATTTTAAAATCTGCAAATATTCAAATACAAAGGAGCATATAAAAACGTGCTTGGAATAGCAGATAGTTCATAATAGCATTGTCTAAATAAGCAGAATACAGTGCCCACTGCCTTAGGATGGGAAACTCAATTAAAAGAGCGAGTGCACAAATAATCAACGTAATTGCAATATTCTCCAATGCACATTTCATTAATTCCCAAATCAGAGATTGTTATTTTATGTAAACCAACCAACTCAACCATAGATCGAGCCCTTAAAATGATAGGCCCCATTAATAGACACCTTTCAAGCTCAATAGCTAGGAGTGATATTCAAACAAATta encodes the following:
- the LOC140978137 gene encoding aminomethyltransferase, mitochondrial-like, with product MRGGGLWQLGQSITRSLAHGDKKTVVRRCFASEADLKKTVLYDFHVAHGGKMVPFAGWSMPIQYNDSIMDSTINCRENGALFDVSHMCGLSLKGKDCIPFLEKLVIADVAGLAPGTGTLTLFTNEKGGSIDDSVVTKVTNDHIYLVVNAGCRDKDLAHIEEHMKAFTSKGGDVSWHIHDERSLLALQGPLAAPVLQHLTKEDLSKIYFSDFKVIDINGSTCYLTRTGYTGEDGFEISVPSEHAVDLAKAILDKSENKVRLTGLGARDSLRLEAGLCLYGNDMEQHITPVEAGLTWAIGKRRRAEGGFLGAEVILKQIEEGPSIRRVGFISSGPPARSHSEIQDEKGQNIGEITSGGFSPCLKKNIAMGYVKSGLHKAGTKVKIVIRGKSYDGSVTKMPFVPTKYYKPS